The genomic window TATATGAGTTCCGCCGGTGTTTATGGCCCCGATGGTGGCTCCATCCCTCAGCCGACGACCCTCTACGGTGCGTTCAAGCTAGCCGGCGAGATCTGCGCAAAGGCTTTTGCAGCCGATGACGGGATCTCTTCCATTGGGATAAGGCCCTACGTCGTCTATGGACCCGGTCGCGAACAAGGATTGTCGGCGGGGCCGAGTCTCGCTGCGCGAGCTATCGGTGAGGGACGGTCCTACACGATCCCATTCACTGGGCCGCTCGACATGATCCATGTCGGTGATGTGGCGGAAGCCTTTGTGACCGCGCTCAATACGAAATTCGAGGGTGCGCACATTGTCAATCTGTTCGGCCAGCGTCTTGAAGCGGAGGCGGTCGCGCGTGAGCTTCAATTGCTCGCGCCTTCAGGTCTGACAGTAAGCGCTGAAGGTCCTGCAATGCCGATCGTTCTGCCGCAAGCGGATAACAGCTCGAACCTGCTCAAAACGTGGTCACCGCGACCGCTCGCCGAAGGTCTTGCCCAGACGATTGAATTCTACCGGACACGAGCAAGGATCGTCGCATGAGGAAAGGTTTGTCGGGACAGGTCGCGGTCGTCACAGGCGCTGCCCGCGGTATCGGCGCCGGCATC from Georhizobium profundi includes these protein-coding regions:
- a CDS encoding NAD-dependent epimerase/dehydratase family protein, yielding MPISDLPALARPAEGARRVLVTGAAGFIGAWILRTLVREGWEPVVFDLSRDRRLVAEICGAAIAETLDWITGDIANAEDLHSAARGTDAIIHLAGLLTPGCRANPARGAQINLIGLLNVFAAAKALGHERVLYMSSAGVYGPDGGSIPQPTTLYGAFKLAGEICAKAFAADDGISSIGIRPYVVYGPGREQGLSAGPSLAARAIGEGRSYTIPFTGPLDMIHVGDVAEAFVTALNTKFEGAHIVNLFGQRLEAEAVARELQLLAPSGLTVSAEGPAMPIVLPQADNSSNLLKTWSPRPLAEGLAQTIEFYRTRARIVA